A genomic window from Diospyros lotus cultivar Yz01 chromosome 2, ASM1463336v1, whole genome shotgun sequence includes:
- the LOC127794613 gene encoding uncharacterized protein LOC127794613, producing MAASLAPFRPVVVRACAGAGPRKSDAHGRKSQSPNWWTPLFGWSSDPDYIDSENATKSSSGPKAVVDKGESKSGLDPETKPVRSRFARGCFTEEKARHLRMMTTGTESFHDIMYHSAIASRLASDFSNRFDP from the coding sequence ATGGCTGCAAGTCTCGCCCCTTTCCGACCCGTCGTGGTCCGCGCCTGCGCCGGCGCTGGCCCCCGGAAATCCGACGCGCACGGCCGGAAAAGCCAATCCCCCAACTGGTGGACTCCACTCTTCGGCTGGTCCTCCGACCCCGACTACATTGACTCCGAAAACGCCACCAAAAGCAGCTCCGGCCCCAAGGCCGTTGTTGACAAAGGGGAGAGCAAGTCCGGGCTGGATCCGGAGACGAAACCGGTGAGATCTCGGTTCGCCCGGGGGTGCTTCACGGAAGAGAAGGCCAGGCATCTCCGGATGATGACGACCGGCACGGAGTCGTTCCACGACATCATGTACCACTCCGCCATCGCTTCCCGCCTGGCTTCCGACTTCTCGAACCGGTTCGATCCGtga
- the LOC127795060 gene encoding uncharacterized protein LOC127795060 encodes MEKKRVAVPLVCHGHSRPVVDLFYSPITPDGFFLISASKDSSPMLRNGETGDWIGTFEGHKGAVWSCCLDTNALRAASGSADFTAKIWDAVTGDELHSFEHKHIVRACAFSEDTNFLLTGGVEKVLRIYDLNRPDASPREVDKSPGSVRTVAWLHSDQTILSSCTDMGGVRLWDVRTGDVVRTLETKSPVTSAEVSQDGRYITTADGFTVKFWDANHYGLVKSYNMPCTVESASLEPKFGYKFIAGGEDMWIRVFDFYNGEEIACNKGHHGPVHCVRFSPGGESYASGSEDGTIRIWQTGPATHDDGETITANGLAGKANFTSDEVLRKIEGFHIADEGKSKEKEDAANA; translated from the exons atggagaagaagagagtAGCGGTTCCGCTCGTCTGCCATGGCCATTCGAGGCCGGTTGTGGATTTGTTCTACAGTCCGATTACTCCAGATGGCTTCTTTCTCATCAGTGCCAGCAAGG ATTCCAGCCCCATGCTTAGAAATGGAGAGACAGGAGATTGGATTGGTACATTTGAAGGGCACAAGGGTGCAGTTTGGAGTTGTTGCTTGGATACAAATGCTTTGCGTGCTGCTTCTGGTTCAGCAGACTTTACTGC gaaaatatgGGATGCAGTAACAGGGGATGAGTTGCACTCATTTGAACACAAGCATATTGTTCGGGCTTGTGCTTTTTCAGAG GATACTAACTTTCTGCTGACTGGTGGAGTTGAAAAAGTCCTTCGCATTTATGATTTAAATCGCCCTGATGCATCTCCAAGAGAAGTGGATAAGTCTCCTGGTTCAGTCAGAACTGTTGCATGGCTCCACAGTGATCAAACGATATTGAGCTCATGTACTGATATGGGTGGCGTCAG ATTATGGGATGTAAGAACTGGTGATGTAGTCCGGACTCTTGAAACTAAATCTCCCGTCACTAGTGCTGAAGTGAGTCAAGATGGGCGTTACATCACAACTGCTGATGGGTTTACTGTGAAGTTTTGGGATGCAAATCA TTATGGGCTGGTCAAGAGCTATAACATGCCATGCACTGTAGAGTCAGCATCTTTGGAACCAAAATTTGGGTACAAGTTCATTGCCGGGGGAGAAGATATGTGGATACGTGTCTTTGATTTCTACAATGGTGAAGAGATTG CATGTAACAAGGGTCACCATGGTCCCGTGCACTGCGTTCGTTTCTCACCGGGAGGGGAGTCATATGCATCAGGGTCCGAGGACGGAACCATCAGAATCTGGCAAACTGGCCCTGCCACACACGATGATGGTGAGACAATTACCGCTAACGGGTTGGCTGGAAAGGCGAATTTTACATCGGATGAGGTCTTGCGCAAGATTGAGGGCTTCCACATAGCCGATGAGGGGAAGAgtaaagagaaagaagatgcTGCAAACGCTTAA